From Toxorhynchites rutilus septentrionalis strain SRP chromosome 2, ASM2978413v1, whole genome shotgun sequence, a single genomic window includes:
- the LOC129765339 gene encoding chondroitin sulfate N-acetylgalactosaminyltransferase 1: MVRMAGSKLLARLLLLISSVTLISLLALTRCGLGGLIATENGLVSANIGGGGGGAGAAIGIGDEEYGASSGIRESAAALSAQSRFANDEQQNGYLQMLQQREEENLKEVAKLTAEIKALKLQILQLKNGAQAAAASAAQQVPVGDLLNSSSALNAPQTSTLHDCSVFIRRQVGSAEILHGLPLNNEYELIPFNHFTFSRVYPIELGLGKRVVEKPIGYKRRDILGALNKAIETLNRNISSNMMKYTLDDFTEGIYRNEPTTGTQYELYFRTKEVNKSVASNGLHHDHSNHGTTKLVVMRPFAPLQTIQMEAFPKQQEKELIHIILPLSGRTSTFQSFMDKYVKIALKHDKRVHLTVVYFGEEGLSEARSIMSRVIGMKNSGGNSSNLKLLALNETFSRAKALRVGAEKVWSSNVNKDKDVLLFMCDVDIVFSAKFLDRCRWNTKPNKKVYYPVVFSLYNPHVVYTLQGKEVPPETDQLLISKDSGFWRDFGYGMTCQYRSDFLKVRGFDEEIIGWGGEDVMLYRKYVRSHIKVIRATDPGIFHIWHPKVCTGVTAGQKLSVDQYRACIRSRALNEASHAQLGFLAFRDDIAANESKMLGGSRHVNSSKAGQRISSGDKEGGEIAKKFTTTDSNRRST, translated from the exons ATGGTTCGCATGGCAGGATCCAAGCTACTAGCAAGACTGCTTCTGCTGATTTCATCGGTCACCCTTATTTCACTGCTAGCACTAACCCGGTGCGGACTCgggggactgatcgcaacagaaaaCGGTCTTGTGAGTGCAAATattggaggaggaggaggaggagcagGTGCTGCTATCGGAATCGGCGATGAAGAGTACGGAGCCAGTTCGGGGATCAGAGAGTCCGCCGCTGCACTGTCTGCACAGAGTCGTTTCGCAAACGATGAGCAGCAAAATGGGTACTTGCAGATGCTGCAGCAGCGTGAAGAGGAAAACCTCAAAGAGGTAGCAAAACTTACGGCCGAGATAAAGGCACTGAAGCTGCAGATTTTGCAGCTTAAAAATGGAGCCCAAGCGGCTGCGGCATCAGCCGCTCAGCAAGTTCCGGTGGGCGATCTGTTAAATAGTAGTAGTGCATTGAATGCCCCTCAAACGTCAACCTTACATGATTGCTCGGTCTTTATTCGGCGACAAGTTGGGTCTGCAGAAATTCTACATGGTCTTCCGTTGAATAACGAGTACGAACTCATTCCATTCAATCATTTCACGTTTAGTCGAGTTTATCCGATCGAATTGGGCCTTGGTAAGCGGGTCGTTGAGAAGCCCATAGGGTATAAGCGGAGAGATATTTTGGGCGCGCTAAATAAAGCGATCGAAACGTTGAACCGCAACATAAGTTCGAACATGATGAAGTATACCCTGGATGACTTCACCGAAGGCATCTACCGCAATGAACCCACAACGGGGACACAGTATGAGTTGTACTTCCGAACGAAGGAAGTCAACAAAAGTGTTGCCTCCAATGGGTTACATCACGACCATAGTAATCACGGGACGACGAAGCTAGTTGTGATGCGTCCATTTGCCCCGTTGCAAACGATACAAATGGAAGCGTTTCCAAAACAGCAggaaaaagaactgattcacatCATCCTGCCGCTGTCCGGGAGAACCTCAACGTTCCAAAGCTTCATGGATAAGTATGTGAAGATTGCGTTGAAGCACGACAAAAGGGTACATCTGACGGTGGTGTACTTCGGCGAGGAGGGACTGTCCGAGGCACGGTCCATCATGAGTCGAGTGATCGGCATGAAGAATTCCGGAGGAAACTCGTCTAATCTTAAATTGTTAGCGTTGAATGAAACGTTCTCGAGAG CGAAAGCTCTCCGAGTTGGTGCTGAAAAAGTCTGGAGCAGTAATGTAAATAAAGACAAGGATGTTCTGCTGTTCATGTGTGATGTAGATATAGTATTTAGTGCGAAATTTTTAGATAGATGCCGCTGGAATACAAAACCCAACAAAAAG GTGTACTATCCCGTGGTATTCAGTCTATACAACCCTCACGTGGTCTACACGCTGCAGGGTAAAGAGGTTCCTCCCGAAACCGATCAGTTGCTCATTTCGAAAGATTCCGGCTTCTGGCGAGATTTCGGCTACGGTATGACCTGTCAGTACAGGTCCGACTTTCTCAAGGTGCGTGGGTTCGACGAGGAAATCATTGGCTGGGGCGGAGAGGATGTGATGCTGTACCGGAAGTACGTGCGTTCACACATAAAGGTGATCCGGGCGACAGATCCGGGAATATTTCACATTTGGCATCCGAAGGTGTGCACGGGAGTGACCGCAGGCCAGAAGCTCTCGGTGGACCAATACCGGGCGTGTATACGATCGAGGGCGCTGAACGAGGCTTCGCATGCGCAGTTAGGATTTTTGGCTTTCCGCGATGACATTGCCGCAAACGAGAGTAAGATGTTGGGTGGATCGAGGCATGTTAATTCGAGCAAAGCAGGTCAACGAATCAGCAGTGGTGATAAGGAGGGCGGAGAGATAGCTAAGAAATTCACAACGACGGATAGTAACAGGAGAAGTACATGA